Proteins encoded within one genomic window of Pararhizobium capsulatum DSM 1112:
- a CDS encoding AMP-binding protein, translated as MLPVRTSYTDLRRDFEWRIPETFNIGVAVSDDWAKRDPDRVCLQHFDAGGAHLSLTYADYAKRSSSFARGLSGLGVKPPDRVAILLPQGFEAAIAHAGIYKLGAIALPLALLFGVEALEYRLRDAGATAIVTNSFGLEKIAAIRTRLPSLRHVIAVDGAGDFSFSALAEGDGDGFAAADTGPDDPAMMIYTSGTTGPPKGALHGHRVLLGHLPGFQFHHADLPQPGDRMWTPADWAWAGGLLNALLPSLFLGVPVVSSRGQKFDPHMAFRILSEMKVRNAFIPPTALRLMLAVTEPKTIYDFDLRTVGSAGEALGRETGEASSRALGVPVNEFYGQTECNIVLSSAAHMGVLKAGSMGKPAPGHEVAIIDAAGEVLPAGVIGQVAVRRPDPVMFLGYWQNDAATEAKFVGDWMKTGDQGMMDGEGYVTFFGRDDDVITSSGYRIGPSEIEDCLAGHPAVRMAAAIGKPDPVRTEIVKAYIVLDEGYEGSPALLDEIRNWVKTRLSMHEYPREIEFVDHLPMTTSGKIIRRELREKAAAETAMGFP; from the coding sequence ATGCTTCCCGTCCGCACGTCCTACACCGATCTCAGGCGCGATTTTGAATGGCGTATCCCCGAGACATTCAATATCGGGGTCGCCGTCAGCGATGACTGGGCAAAGCGTGATCCCGATCGCGTCTGCCTGCAGCATTTCGATGCCGGCGGCGCGCATCTTTCGCTGACCTATGCCGACTATGCCAAGCGATCGTCGTCGTTTGCGCGGGGCCTGTCCGGGCTTGGTGTAAAGCCGCCCGATCGGGTCGCCATTCTCCTGCCGCAGGGGTTCGAGGCGGCCATCGCCCATGCCGGCATCTACAAGCTGGGGGCGATTGCCCTGCCGCTGGCGCTGCTCTTCGGTGTCGAGGCGCTGGAATATCGGCTTCGCGATGCCGGCGCCACCGCCATCGTCACCAATAGCTTCGGTCTGGAAAAGATTGCGGCCATCCGCACGCGCCTGCCATCATTGCGCCATGTCATCGCCGTCGATGGCGCGGGGGATTTTTCATTCTCTGCGCTTGCCGAGGGTGACGGCGACGGTTTCGCTGCGGCCGATACCGGCCCTGACGATCCGGCAATGATGATCTACACCTCCGGCACGACCGGGCCGCCCAAGGGCGCGCTGCACGGGCACCGCGTGCTGCTCGGGCATCTTCCGGGCTTCCAGTTTCACCACGCCGACCTGCCGCAGCCTGGAGACCGCATGTGGACGCCGGCAGACTGGGCCTGGGCTGGCGGGTTGCTCAACGCGCTTCTGCCGTCGTTATTTCTGGGCGTGCCGGTCGTGTCCTCGCGCGGGCAGAAATTCGATCCGCACATGGCGTTTCGTATTCTGTCAGAGATGAAGGTGCGCAATGCCTTCATTCCGCCGACTGCGCTGCGCCTGATGCTGGCGGTCACTGAGCCCAAGACGATCTACGACTTCGATCTTCGCACTGTCGGCTCCGCTGGCGAAGCGCTTGGGCGGGAAACGGGGGAAGCCTCATCCAGGGCGCTGGGCGTTCCCGTCAATGAGTTCTACGGCCAGACGGAATGCAACATTGTCCTGTCTTCGGCAGCCCATATGGGCGTGCTGAAAGCCGGATCGATGGGCAAGCCCGCACCGGGGCATGAGGTCGCGATCATCGATGCGGCCGGCGAGGTCCTGCCGGCCGGCGTGATCGGGCAGGTTGCGGTGCGCCGGCCCGATCCCGTGATGTTTCTCGGCTACTGGCAGAACGATGCGGCAACGGAAGCGAAATTCGTCGGCGACTGGATGAAGACCGGTGACCAGGGCATGATGGACGGCGAGGGATACGTCACCTTCTTCGGACGCGACGATGACGTCATTACCTCGTCCGGCTACCGTATCGGTCCCAGCGAAATCGAGGATTGCCTTGCCGGGCATCCGGCGGTTCGCATGGCGGCTGCAATCGGCAAGCCCGATCCCGTCCGGACCGAGATCGTCAAGGCCTATATCGTTCTGGATGAAGGATACGAGGGCTCACCCGCACTCCTGGATGAAATCCGAAACTGGGTGAAGACGCGGCTCTCCATGCACGAATATCCGCGCGAGATCGAATTTGTCGACCATCTGCCGATGACGACATCCGGCAAGATCATCCGCCGCGAGCTGCGCGAGAAGGCGGCAGCCGAGACGGCGATGGGTTTTCCTTGA
- a CDS encoding DUF6894 family protein, producing MSRYFFELHNGDGMTRDHEGMELPSRDNILSEVSRIMLDIARDELPDRESGAVSVIVRDETGRAISIANLNFSSHWLD from the coding sequence ATGAGCAGATATTTCTTCGAACTCCACAACGGCGACGGGATGACCCGCGATCACGAGGGAATGGAGTTGCCCTCGCGCGACAATATTCTGAGCGAGGTCAGCCGAATCATGCTCGATATCGCTCGCGATGAACTGCCGGATCGGGAAAGCGGCGCGGTTTCCGTGATCGTGCGCGACGAGACGGGACGCGCGATCTCGATCGCAAATCTCAATTTCAGCAGCCATTGGCTGGATTGA
- a CDS encoding Crp/Fnr family transcriptional regulator, whose amino-acid sequence MIESLLLNLESHDVVSEQEQALLRSLISRDRRFKVDEDIVTEGSRPGYSTLLVDGFAARYKFMTDGTRQITALHIAGDFVDLHAFLLKTMDHGIVAMSPCHVAFVEHADLKSVSESNPHLSRLLWLETLIDGAIHREWIVAMGRRSKKAHIAHLICELFMRLQVVRRTAGLSFHFPLTQLELADVLGISIVHLNKTLQVLRKEGLLSWINQTITILDWPRLQTLAQFDPTYLSLAVEPR is encoded by the coding sequence TTGATCGAATCACTGCTTCTCAATCTGGAAAGCCACGACGTCGTATCGGAGCAGGAGCAGGCTCTGCTGCGCAGCCTGATTTCCCGCGACCGGCGCTTCAAGGTCGACGAAGATATCGTCACGGAAGGATCAAGACCGGGCTACAGCACGCTTCTGGTTGATGGCTTTGCCGCCCGCTACAAATTCATGACCGATGGAACGCGCCAGATCACCGCCTTGCACATTGCCGGTGATTTCGTCGATCTCCACGCCTTTTTGCTGAAGACCATGGATCACGGCATTGTTGCGATGTCGCCCTGCCATGTTGCCTTCGTGGAGCATGCGGACCTGAAGAGCGTCAGCGAAAGCAACCCGCATCTGAGCAGATTGCTGTGGCTGGAAACACTGATCGACGGCGCGATCCACCGCGAATGGATCGTCGCCATGGGCCGTCGCTCCAAAAAGGCCCATATTGCCCACCTGATCTGCGAATTGTTCATGCGCCTGCAGGTGGTTCGACGCACCGCCGGCCTAAGCTTCCACTTCCCCCTGACGCAACTGGAGCTCGCCGACGTTCTCGGCATTTCGATCGTGCACCTGAACAAGACGCTTCAGGTGCTGCGCAAGGAAGGCCTGCTGAGCTGGATCAACCAGACGATCACCATCCTCGACTGGCCGCGGCTGCAGACGCTCGCACAGTTCGACCCAACCTATCTCAGCCTCGCGGTCGAGCCGAGATAG
- a CDS encoding calcium-binding protein, whose protein sequence is MYYYLHLLNWSYTGNAAAVFLSGNDTISGSNKDDILKGYGGNDSIGGGTGDDTLSGGAGNDSLRGNAGDDFMSGGTGDDLLVGGAGDDSANGGDGDDTVVGGDGNDFLSGSLGDDIMSGDTGDDNLSGGDGDDSLSGGDGNDLLDGEAGFDKISGGAGNDDITGGDGNDDISGGDGNDTLYGNAGNDRINGGAGVDRMAGGTGNDIYYANSSKDVVIEGSNAGSDLVYSSVSYVLSANIERLTLTGTGDLSGTGNSLANTILGTSGKNTIDGGTGADAMFGGAGDDTYIVDNSDDVVTEGSGAGTDTVKASASFTLAANVEKLLLTGSSNINGAGNSLANTLIGNSGANKLSGGSGADTLNGGLGKDTLTGGSSTDKFVFSTTLSSANVDHITDFVAADDTMQLDNAIFTALTTAGTLASAAFYGNDSGKAHDGSDRIIYETDTGKLFYDKDGNGAAAAVQFAVLDTKPGLTNADFFII, encoded by the coding sequence TTGTATTATTATCTGCACCTCCTCAACTGGTCATACACGGGAAATGCCGCTGCTGTTTTTCTCAGCGGCAACGATACCATATCCGGCAGCAACAAGGATGATATCCTGAAAGGTTACGGTGGCAACGACAGCATAGGTGGCGGCACCGGCGATGATACACTTTCGGGAGGAGCTGGAAACGACAGTCTGCGGGGCAATGCCGGCGACGATTTTATGTCCGGCGGCACCGGCGATGACCTTCTTGTCGGTGGTGCGGGCGATGACAGCGCCAATGGCGGCGATGGCGACGACACCGTTGTCGGTGGGGACGGGAATGACTTCCTCAGCGGCAGTCTTGGCGACGACATCATGTCCGGAGACACCGGCGACGACAACCTCAGCGGCGGCGATGGCGATGACAGCCTCTCCGGTGGCGATGGCAACGACCTGCTTGATGGCGAAGCCGGGTTTGACAAGATTTCCGGCGGCGCGGGCAACGACGATATCACCGGCGGCGACGGCAATGACGATATTTCCGGCGGCGACGGCAATGACACGCTCTACGGCAACGCCGGAAATGACAGGATAAACGGTGGTGCCGGCGTTGACAGGATGGCGGGAGGTACCGGCAACGATATCTATTACGCCAACAGCAGCAAGGACGTTGTCATCGAAGGCTCAAATGCCGGCAGTGACCTGGTATATTCCTCGGTGAGCTACGTGCTTTCCGCCAATATCGAAAGGCTGACGCTGACCGGCACGGGCGATCTCAGCGGCACCGGCAACTCGCTTGCGAATACGATCCTGGGAACATCCGGTAAAAATACGATCGATGGCGGCACGGGTGCCGATGCGATGTTCGGTGGCGCAGGCGACGACACCTACATTGTCGACAACAGCGACGATGTGGTGACCGAGGGCTCTGGCGCCGGCACCGATACGGTGAAGGCATCCGCCAGCTTCACGCTCGCCGCCAATGTCGAGAAGCTGTTGTTGACCGGCAGCAGCAATATCAATGGCGCGGGCAATTCTCTCGCCAACACGCTTATCGGCAACAGTGGTGCAAACAAGCTCTCCGGCGGGAGCGGCGCCGATACGTTAAACGGTGGCCTCGGCAAGGATACCCTGACCGGGGGCAGCAGCACCGACAAGTTTGTGTTCAGCACGACGCTCAGCTCCGCCAATGTCGATCACATCACGGACTTTGTCGCCGCTGACGACACGATGCAGCTGGACAATGCGATCTTTACCGCGCTGACGACGGCGGGCACGCTGGCGAGTGCTGCATTCTACGGCAACGATTCAGGCAAGGCCCATGACGGGAGCGACCGGATCATTTACGAAACCGATACCGGCAAGCTGTTCTATGACAAGGATGGAAACGGCGCCGCGGCCGCCGTCCAGTTCGCCGTGCTCGATACGAAACCCGGCCTCACCAATGCAGATTTTTTCATTATCTAG
- a CDS encoding IS110 family transposase — translation MQYYAGLDVSLEETAICVVDQTGKIVREMVAVSEPEALAAALAGTGLSFERIGMEACGTTAWLHDGMQERGVASICIDARRANAAMKTMPNKTDRNDARSIAQIMRTGWFTQVHVKSRRSRQWRATLTARRTVAQNLRDIQNAIRALLREEGIKLGRPSSASFIARAREAAGGEEALMAAVEPLLAVLTAMEQQLNRLTKIVMNLCRSDDTCRRLMTVPGVGPITAVSYVATIDDPSRFRRSRDVGAHLGLTPRRYQSGETDTQGHISRCGDEAMRALLYEAANALLCVSRKWSSLKVWGMAVAKRRGLNRARVAVARKLATILHHMWSDETDFRYGKEIAA, via the coding sequence ATGCAGTATTATGCCGGACTCGACGTTTCTTTGGAAGAGACAGCAATCTGCGTCGTCGATCAGACGGGCAAAATAGTCCGCGAGATGGTTGCGGTGTCAGAGCCGGAGGCGCTGGCAGCCGCCCTCGCCGGCACGGGACTGAGTTTTGAGCGGATAGGAATGGAAGCGTGCGGCACGACGGCCTGGCTGCACGACGGCATGCAGGAGCGAGGCGTAGCCTCGATCTGCATTGACGCGCGCCGCGCCAATGCAGCGATGAAGACGATGCCGAACAAGACGGACCGAAACGACGCAAGGTCCATCGCCCAGATCATGCGGACCGGCTGGTTCACGCAGGTGCATGTGAAGAGCAGGCGTTCGCGCCAGTGGCGGGCAACGCTGACCGCCCGAAGGACGGTCGCGCAGAACCTGCGAGACATCCAGAACGCGATCCGCGCGTTGCTCCGCGAGGAGGGGATAAAGCTGGGACGGCCGTCCAGCGCCAGTTTCATCGCCAGGGCGCGGGAAGCAGCAGGAGGGGAAGAGGCGCTTATGGCAGCGGTGGAACCGCTGCTGGCCGTTCTCACGGCCATGGAGCAGCAACTGAACCGTCTGACGAAAATCGTCATGAACCTCTGCCGAAGTGACGATACTTGCCGACGGCTGATGACCGTCCCGGGTGTTGGGCCGATCACGGCCGTGAGTTATGTCGCGACGATCGACGATCCGTCGCGGTTCCGGCGGTCGCGCGACGTCGGAGCGCATCTCGGACTAACGCCGCGACGATATCAGTCTGGCGAGACCGACACGCAGGGGCATATCAGTCGCTGCGGTGACGAAGCGATGCGGGCGCTGCTCTACGAGGCAGCGAACGCGCTGCTCTGCGTTTCGAGGAAATGGTCCAGCCTCAAGGTCTGGGGAATGGCGGTGGCGAAGCGGCGCGGTTTGAACCGCGCCCGCGTTGCAGTCGCGAGAAAGCTGGCGACGATCCTCCACCACATGTGGAGTGACGAGACGGACTTCCGGTACGGCAAGGAGATTGCGGCGTAA
- a CDS encoding YqaA family protein, translating into MLRRLYDWTMSLAARKSAEVWLAVIAFVESSVFLVPADVLFLPMALARPERAWRYALVATVASVLGGIAGWYIGHYAFEALAKPILHFYGKLEAFEAMKASVGYEMLVLLLVTSGLAHLPPIKVVTILSGAANINLGLFIISAIIARGARFFVLAWLLQRYGEEIRHFIEKRLGMLAAAVAGVLIAVFAAYRFLA; encoded by the coding sequence ATGCTCCGACGCCTCTACGACTGGACCATGTCGCTCGCCGCCCGCAAATCAGCAGAAGTCTGGCTTGCCGTCATCGCCTTCGTCGAGAGCTCCGTGTTTCTCGTTCCAGCCGATGTGCTGTTCCTGCCGATGGCGCTGGCGCGGCCGGAGCGGGCCTGGCGCTACGCGCTGGTGGCAACGGTTGCTTCGGTTCTGGGCGGCATTGCGGGCTGGTATATCGGCCACTATGCCTTCGAGGCGTTGGCCAAGCCGATCCTGCATTTCTACGGCAAGCTTGAAGCCTTTGAGGCAATGAAGGCCTCGGTCGGCTATGAGATGCTGGTGCTGCTGCTGGTCACGTCGGGCCTCGCCCATCTGCCGCCGATCAAGGTGGTGACGATCCTCTCGGGCGCCGCCAACATCAATCTCGGCCTGTTCATCATCTCCGCGATCATCGCGCGTGGCGCCCGCTTCTTCGTGCTTGCGTGGCTCTTGCAGCGCTATGGCGAGGAAATCCGCCACTTCATCGAAAAGCGGCTGGGCATGCTGGCCGCCGCCGTTGCCGGCGTACTGATCGCCGTCTTCGCGGCTTACCGTTTCCTGGCCTAG
- a CDS encoding disulfide bond formation protein B: MLATPLQSSRRLASSLLATLGMAATVGGALAFQYIGGYIPCALCLMQRDPYYYGIPVGIAATLSALLRGPQWLTRGLLAIVGIMMLVGAGIAVYHAGVEWHFWEGPATCATTATGVSSNVGDLLGDLDSKHGPSCTDAALRVLGLSFAGWNVIASLILAAIALRGAAKA; the protein is encoded by the coding sequence GTGCTCGCTACGCCGCTCCAGTCTTCCCGCCGTCTGGCATCCTCCCTCCTTGCCACGCTTGGCATGGCGGCGACGGTGGGCGGTGCGCTCGCGTTTCAGTATATTGGCGGCTATATCCCCTGCGCGCTCTGCCTGATGCAGCGCGATCCCTATTACTACGGCATCCCCGTCGGGATCGCGGCGACGCTCAGCGCACTTTTGCGCGGACCTCAATGGCTGACCCGCGGGCTTCTGGCCATCGTCGGCATCATGATGCTCGTCGGCGCCGGTATCGCCGTTTATCACGCCGGCGTGGAGTGGCACTTCTGGGAAGGTCCGGCGACCTGCGCGACGACGGCAACCGGCGTCTCGTCGAATGTCGGCGACCTGCTCGGCGATCTCGACAGCAAGCATGGCCCTTCCTGCACGGATGCGGCGCTGCGTGTCCTCGGGCTGTCCTTTGCCGGATGGAATGTCATCGCCAGCCTCATCCTTGCGGCGATTGCCCTGAGAGGCGCGGCCAAGGCCTGA
- a CDS encoding HNH endonuclease: MTIAVSPQALPALVLNADYRPLSYYPLSLWSWQDAIKAVFLDRVHILAEYDHQVSSPSFAMRLPSVVCLKSYVQPSRHPAFTRFNVFLRDRFECQYCGSPDDLTFDHVIPRCCGGQTTWENVVAACSPCNLRKGGKMPRKAGMFPHQKPYHPTVQDLHNNGRLFPPNHLHESWMDYLYWDVELQP, encoded by the coding sequence TTGACGATTGCAGTTTCTCCACAGGCCCTTCCGGCGCTCGTCTTGAACGCCGATTACAGGCCGTTGAGTTATTATCCCTTATCGCTGTGGTCCTGGCAGGACGCGATCAAGGCCGTTTTCCTTGACCGCGTTCATATCCTTGCCGAATACGATCATCAGGTGTCGTCGCCGAGTTTCGCGATGCGCCTGCCGAGCGTCGTCTGCCTGAAAAGCTACGTCCAGCCATCGCGCCATCCGGCCTTCACCCGGTTTAACGTCTTTCTGCGTGACAGGTTCGAATGCCAGTATTGCGGATCGCCTGACGATCTGACGTTCGACCACGTCATCCCCCGCTGCTGCGGCGGACAGACGACCTGGGAAAACGTCGTTGCGGCGTGCTCGCCGTGCAATCTGCGCAAGGGCGGCAAGATGCCCCGCAAGGCCGGCATGTTCCCGCACCAGAAGCCGTATCACCCGACCGTGCAGGACCTGCACAACAATGGTCGCCTGTTCCCGCCCAACCATCTGCATGAAAGCTGGATGGACTATCTCTACTGGGATGTGGAACTGCAGCCGTAA
- a CDS encoding DNA-3-methyladenine glycosylase family protein, producing the protein MRIIRTHEDISAGLDGLVMLDARLEPVVQRAGPVPLRRSDPGYAGLANIIVSQMVSKASAAAIWRRMEERLETINSAGILAATDEDCRVFGLSRAKTEALRAVARAELAGDIDLQAICLAEGRAAIRELSAIRGVGRWTAEVYLLFCAGHPDVFPVGDVALQNAVGHAFSMELRPSARELDQVTEAWAPWRSVAARLFWAYYAHAMHRDAIPVAPMAKK; encoded by the coding sequence ATGCGGATCATCCGGACGCATGAAGATATATCGGCGGGGCTCGATGGCCTCGTGATGTTGGATGCGCGGCTGGAGCCGGTGGTTCAGCGGGCAGGGCCGGTGCCGTTGCGTCGCAGCGATCCGGGTTACGCCGGGCTTGCCAATATCATCGTTTCGCAAATGGTCTCCAAGGCGAGTGCTGCGGCGATCTGGCGGCGCATGGAGGAGCGGCTCGAAACGATCAATTCGGCCGGTATCCTTGCCGCGACCGACGAGGACTGTCGCGTTTTCGGCCTTTCCCGGGCAAAGACCGAGGCCTTGCGTGCCGTTGCGCGCGCCGAGCTTGCCGGCGATATCGATCTTCAGGCGATCTGCCTTGCCGAGGGACGCGCTGCGATCCGCGAGTTGAGCGCGATCCGCGGCGTCGGCCGCTGGACAGCCGAAGTCTATCTTCTCTTCTGCGCGGGCCACCCGGATGTCTTCCCGGTTGGCGACGTCGCGCTGCAGAATGCGGTTGGCCACGCGTTTTCGATGGAGCTGCGCCCTTCGGCGCGCGAGCTTGATCAGGTGACCGAAGCCTGGGCGCCGTGGCGCAGTGTGGCGGCGAGATTGTTCTGGGCGTATTATGCCCATGCGATGCACAGGGACGCCATTCCGGTCGCGCCAATGGCAAAAAAGTGA
- the gluQRS gene encoding tRNA glutamyl-Q(34) synthetase GluQRS translates to MPEILSKPPVFRFAPSPNGLLHLGHALSALINHDMATQSGGRFLLRIEDIDTARCRPEFEAAIYEDLTWLGLGWEKPVRRQSDHFAFYAKRLKQLIERELAYPSFLSRSEIKAAVAEKETSGRAWPRDPDGAPHYPGDERHWNASERAKMLATGGQHAWRLDMRKALGEIEGPLFWQETGAGPDSETEVVSADPAEWGDIVLSRSDAPSSYHLSVTLDDALQGITHVVRGQDLFHATSVHRLLQRLLDLPEPVYHHHRLILDAAGKKLSKSDGATGLAAYRAAGHSAADIRALLL, encoded by the coding sequence ATGCCCGAGATTTTGTCAAAACCGCCCGTCTTTCGTTTTGCCCCGAGCCCGAACGGGTTGCTGCATCTCGGCCATGCGCTGTCAGCGCTGATCAATCACGACATGGCGACACAATCCGGCGGCCGCTTTCTGCTGCGCATCGAAGATATCGATACGGCGCGCTGCCGGCCGGAGTTCGAGGCGGCGATTTATGAGGATCTCACCTGGCTCGGTCTCGGCTGGGAAAAGCCGGTGCGACGGCAATCGGATCATTTCGCATTTTACGCAAAGAGATTGAAACAGCTGATCGAGCGGGAGCTTGCCTATCCCTCGTTCCTGAGCCGCAGTGAAATCAAGGCCGCCGTTGCGGAAAAGGAAACATCGGGAAGAGCCTGGCCGCGTGATCCTGACGGCGCGCCTCACTATCCGGGCGACGAACGCCACTGGAATGCTTCCGAGCGCGCGAAAATGCTTGCGACGGGCGGGCAGCATGCGTGGCGGCTGGATATGCGGAAGGCCTTAGGTGAAATTGAGGGGCCGCTTTTCTGGCAAGAAACCGGGGCCGGGCCGGATAGCGAAACCGAGGTCGTTTCCGCCGATCCGGCCGAATGGGGCGATATCGTGCTTTCCCGTTCGGATGCGCCTTCGAGCTACCATCTGTCCGTGACGCTCGACGACGCCTTGCAGGGCATCACCCATGTTGTGCGCGGGCAGGACCTGTTTCACGCGACATCCGTGCACCGGCTGCTCCAGCGCCTGCTGGACCTGCCGGAGCCCGTCTATCACCATCACCGGCTGATCCTCGACGCCGCAGGCAAGAAACTTTCGAAGAGCGATGGCGCAACCGGACTTGCCGCCTATCGCGCGGCCGGCCACTCAGCCGCCGATATCCGCGCGCTTCTCCTCTAG
- a CDS encoding YihY/virulence factor BrkB family protein has protein sequence MPTFIQIAWKVVFDALWHFSEDDGWAMASHVALSSLLAVFPFLIFGTALGSFLGADQFAETAVHLIFDAWPESIAKPVADEIVQVLTIPRGGLLTVSVLAAAYFASNGVEALRVSLNRAYRVAESRPWYITRLASLGFVLAGVIILAFVSLLLVAVPLALRHADRWVPWLTEQLAAVDNWGLALALVTLTAGLTISHLWLPDGHRKILDVLPGIVLTLIAWSIGAYAFASYLSTFANYVSTYAGLASIMIVLVFLYMVGAIFIIGAEINAAIMKYKVKRMVIRHFRGQPMIEAPDARPPLEEKRADIGG, from the coding sequence ATGCCGACCTTCATTCAAATAGCCTGGAAGGTCGTCTTCGATGCGCTCTGGCATTTCAGCGAGGATGACGGCTGGGCCATGGCGAGCCATGTCGCTCTGTCTTCGCTGCTCGCCGTCTTTCCCTTCCTGATTTTCGGAACGGCGCTGGGGAGTTTCCTGGGTGCCGATCAGTTTGCCGAAACCGCCGTTCACCTGATCTTCGATGCCTGGCCCGAATCCATCGCAAAACCGGTTGCCGATGAGATCGTGCAGGTGCTGACCATCCCGCGCGGCGGCCTGCTGACGGTTTCGGTGCTGGCGGCGGCTTACTTCGCCTCAAATGGCGTCGAGGCGCTGCGCGTCTCGCTCAATCGCGCCTACCGTGTGGCCGAAAGCCGCCCCTGGTACATCACCCGTCTGGCCAGCCTCGGCTTCGTGCTGGCCGGTGTTATCATTCTTGCTTTCGTCAGCCTGCTGCTGGTTGCGGTGCCGCTGGCGCTTCGTCACGCCGATCGTTGGGTGCCCTGGCTGACCGAGCAGCTTGCCGCCGTCGACAATTGGGGGCTTGCGCTGGCATTGGTAACGTTGACGGCAGGGCTGACTATCTCCCATCTCTGGCTGCCGGATGGTCACCGCAAGATCCTGGACGTGCTGCCCGGCATCGTGCTGACGCTGATCGCCTGGTCCATCGGCGCCTATGCTTTTGCGTCCTATCTTTCGACCTTTGCCAATTATGTCTCGACCTATGCAGGTCTTGCCTCGATCATGATCGTGCTCGTCTTCCTTTATATGGTTGGGGCGATTTTCATCATCGGCGCGGAGATCAATGCGGCGATCATGAAGTACAAGGTCAAGCGCATGGTGATCCGTCATTTCCGTGGCCAGCCGATGATCGAGGCGCCGGATGCACGCCCGCCGCTAGAGGAGAAGCGCGCGGATATCGGCGGCTGA
- a CDS encoding SDR family oxidoreductase has protein sequence MADNRPSIIVTGCSSGIGAWCARALLKDGWRVFATVRREEDLGSLRSEGIEAFIMDYTRGDTISSLVEDVFARTGGRLDALFNNGAYGQAGAVEDLPTEALRLQLETNVIGWHDLTRRVIPAMRAQGHGRIVQCSSILGIVPYKWRGAYNASKFALEGLSLTMLMELDGSGVHISLIEPGPITSRFTANALTQIERFIDLKGSVHAVEYERQLKRLKGESKPAKGKLEPDAVYSVLKHALTAKAPKPHYIVTTPAKQGALLKKLLPAGLFYRIIGRLG, from the coding sequence ATGGCAGACAACAGGCCCAGTATCATCGTGACCGGATGTTCCTCCGGCATTGGCGCATGGTGCGCGCGGGCGCTGCTGAAGGACGGCTGGCGCGTCTTTGCAACTGTGCGCCGGGAAGAAGACCTCGGCTCACTGCGATCCGAAGGCATCGAAGCCTTCATCATGGATTATACCAGGGGCGACACTATATCCTCTCTGGTGGAGGACGTTTTTGCCCGCACCGGCGGCAGGCTCGACGCGCTTTTCAACAACGGCGCCTATGGCCAGGCCGGCGCGGTGGAGGATCTTCCGACGGAAGCCCTGCGGCTTCAGCTGGAAACGAATGTCATCGGCTGGCATGACCTGACAAGACGCGTCATTCCGGCGATGCGGGCGCAGGGCCACGGGCGGATCGTGCAATGCTCGTCCATTCTCGGCATCGTGCCCTATAAGTGGCGCGGGGCTTATAATGCCTCGAAATTTGCGCTGGAAGGCCTGTCGCTGACCATGCTCATGGAGCTTGACGGCAGCGGCGTGCATATAAGCCTGATCGAGCCCGGCCCGATCACCTCACGCTTCACCGCCAACGCGCTCACGCAGATCGAGCGGTTCATCGATCTCAAGGGCTCGGTCCATGCGGTCGAATATGAGCGGCAATTGAAGCGGCTGAAAGGCGAGAGCAAGCCGGCAAAGGGCAAGCTCGAACCCGATGCGGTCTATAGCGTGCTGAAGCATGCCTTGACCGCCAAGGCGCCGAAGCCGCATTACATCGTCACCACGCCCGCCAAACAGGGAGCGCTCCTGAAGAAGCTGCTGCCGGCGGGCCTGTTCTATCGCATCATCGGCCGGCTCGGCTGA
- a CDS encoding twin transmembrane helix small protein has translation MHSFLTGLTLLVMGLVVIVLIRGLFNMAKGGSGSTSNKLMQARVVLQAVAIALIMLTLWITGGGRPS, from the coding sequence ATGCACAGTTTTCTCACCGGATTGACCCTGCTCGTCATGGGTCTCGTGGTCATCGTTCTCATCCGCGGCCTGTTCAACATGGCCAAGGGCGGCAGCGGCAGCACCTCCAACAAGCTGATGCAGGCGCGCGTCGTGTTGCAGGCGGTTGCGATCGCGCTGATAATGCTCACCCTCTGGATCACCGGCGGCGGTCGCCCCTCGTAA